One Vespa crabro chromosome 1, iyVesCrab1.2, whole genome shotgun sequence genomic region harbors:
- the LOC124429189 gene encoding lipid storage droplets surface-binding protein 1-like isoform X1, with the protein MARTNAKRVHSDLPQFESITKLSSLPIVESSIHIAGHVYKRIKSSNYLMNWSLDAAEQSLALAAASAKPAIYTFNGPIMTIDQLLCKGIDIVEHRVPAVHIPPQQMYWNTREYVANKILRPVLMRAGSMKQIGSHAASIAVDTLDGALTVADQYVDRYLPGDPADKTIDEVDTNEPVSKTTRTIKHGARFSIKLQRRLTRRTLAEARALKEQGTECIHVFFYVIELLATDPKLALQKAKELWTILSLPEPENQARPASLEQLLVLLTRESARRIVHLVNGATSLAAKTPRWIGKLLIRISRRLLTLTDATLKAVSIIEKGETAKTKQMSVTIRSVVRKLGTNTSRLLVRTISGNTRRSSQHTGHGDYNNDSINELDRNKDRDRKYNNDNRHRDDNDDNNVVKDAPNAGSSTEPQQPHIDDFRSTDKRYRVTKQSLETVSGGFLSPTDGKLLDYAPRSMAHRNITTSSAVSSSSSSSSSSSSSTTSLSSALSPSSSSSSRRRVTGKRS; encoded by the exons ATGGCACGAACCAACGCGAAAAGGGTCCATTCGGATCTACCGCAATTTGAATCGATAACGAAACTATCGAGTCTACCAATCGTCGAAAGTAGTATACACATTGCTGGACATGTTTACAAAAGAATAAAG AGTTCGAATTATCTGATGAATTGGAGTCTCGATGCAGCGGAACAATCTTTGGCACTGGCAGCAGCTTCGGCTAAACCAGCCATCTATACTTTTAATGGACCAATTATGACGATCGATCAGCTACTTTGTAAAGGGATCGATATTGTTGAACACAGAGTACCGGCGGTACATATTCCTCCTCAACAG ATGTATTGGAATACTCGAGAATACGtagcaaataaaattttaagacCGGTTCTAATGCGTGCTGGTAGCATGAAGCAAATAGGAAGTCACGCTGCCAGTATTGCAGTCGACACATTGGACGGTGCTTTAACTGTTGCAGATCAATACGTTGATCGATATTTACCTGGTGACCCAGCTGATAAGACAATCGAtg AAGTTGATACGAACGAACCTGTCAGCAAGACGACTCGTACGATTAAGCACGGTGCaagattttcaataaaattacaaaggaGATTGACACGTCGTACACTGGCTGAGGCTCGAGCTCTCAAAGAACAAGGAACCGAATGCATTCACGTATTTTTCTACGTAATAGAATTG cttGCAACGGATCCAAAATTAGCTTTGCAGAAAGCTAAAGAATTATGGACCATATTGAGCCTACCCGAACCCGAGAATCAAGCACGTCCAGCAAGCTTGGAACAATTGCTCGTCCTATTGACAAGAGAATCAGCAAGACGCATAGTTCATCTCGTAAATGGTGCAACATCTCTAGCCGCTAAAACCCCACGATGGATTGGCAAACTTCTCATCAGGATCTCTCGACGTTTACTGACGCTAACGGATGCCACTTTGAAG GCGGTATCTATAATCGAAAAGGGAGAGACAGCGAAGACGAAGCAGATGTCCGTGACGATCCGTTCTGTGGTACGGAAACTCGGAACGAATACGAGTAGGTTGCTGGTGC GAACAATTAGCGGCAATACTCGTCGATCCTCCCAACATACGGGACACGGTGACTACAACAACGACAGCATCAATGAACTCGACAGGAACAAGGACAGGGACAGAAAAtacaacaacgataacaggCACCgggacgacaatgacgacaacAACGTCGTTAAAGATGCGCCGAATGCAGGATCTTCAACAGAACCACAACAACCACACATCGATGATTTCCGATCCACCGATAAACGGTATCGAGTAACAAAGCAAAGCCTGGAAACTGTCTCGGGTGGGTTTCTTTCTCCTACCGACGGAAAGCTTCTCGATTACGCGCCAAGGTCAATGGCacatagaaatattacgacttcTAGTGCTGtttcttcatcgtcgtcgtcatcgtcatcatcatcatcatcaacaacaTCATTGTCATCGGCATTgtcaccttcttcttcttcttcttcgcgtCGTCGTGTAACCGGTAAACGTTCTTAA
- the LOC124429189 gene encoding lipid storage droplets surface-binding protein 1-like isoform X3: MARTNAKRVHSDLPQFESITKLSSLPIVESSIHIAGHVYKRIKSSNYLMNWSLDAAEQSLALAAASAKPAIYTFNGPIMTIDQLLCKGIDIVEHRVPAVHIPPQQMYWNTREYVANKILRPVLMRAGSMKQIGSHAASIAVDTLDGALTVADQYVDRYLPGDPADKTIDEVDTNEPVSKTTRTIKHGARFSIKLQRRLTRRTLAEARALKEQGTECIHVFFYVIELLATDPKLALQKAKELWTILSLPEPENQARPASLEQLLVLLTRESARRIVHLVNGATSLAAKTPRWIGKLLIRISRRLLTLTDATLKAVSIIEKGETAKTKQMSVTIRSVVRKLGTNTSRLLEQLAAILVDPPNIRDTVTTTTTASMNSTGTRTGTENTTTITGTGTTMTTTTSLKMRRMQDLQQNHNNHTSMISDPPINGIE; this comes from the exons ATGGCACGAACCAACGCGAAAAGGGTCCATTCGGATCTACCGCAATTTGAATCGATAACGAAACTATCGAGTCTACCAATCGTCGAAAGTAGTATACACATTGCTGGACATGTTTACAAAAGAATAAAG AGTTCGAATTATCTGATGAATTGGAGTCTCGATGCAGCGGAACAATCTTTGGCACTGGCAGCAGCTTCGGCTAAACCAGCCATCTATACTTTTAATGGACCAATTATGACGATCGATCAGCTACTTTGTAAAGGGATCGATATTGTTGAACACAGAGTACCGGCGGTACATATTCCTCCTCAACAG ATGTATTGGAATACTCGAGAATACGtagcaaataaaattttaagacCGGTTCTAATGCGTGCTGGTAGCATGAAGCAAATAGGAAGTCACGCTGCCAGTATTGCAGTCGACACATTGGACGGTGCTTTAACTGTTGCAGATCAATACGTTGATCGATATTTACCTGGTGACCCAGCTGATAAGACAATCGAtg AAGTTGATACGAACGAACCTGTCAGCAAGACGACTCGTACGATTAAGCACGGTGCaagattttcaataaaattacaaaggaGATTGACACGTCGTACACTGGCTGAGGCTCGAGCTCTCAAAGAACAAGGAACCGAATGCATTCACGTATTTTTCTACGTAATAGAATTG cttGCAACGGATCCAAAATTAGCTTTGCAGAAAGCTAAAGAATTATGGACCATATTGAGCCTACCCGAACCCGAGAATCAAGCACGTCCAGCAAGCTTGGAACAATTGCTCGTCCTATTGACAAGAGAATCAGCAAGACGCATAGTTCATCTCGTAAATGGTGCAACATCTCTAGCCGCTAAAACCCCACGATGGATTGGCAAACTTCTCATCAGGATCTCTCGACGTTTACTGACGCTAACGGATGCCACTTTGAAG GCGGTATCTATAATCGAAAAGGGAGAGACAGCGAAGACGAAGCAGATGTCCGTGACGATCCGTTCTGTGGTACGGAAACTCGGAACGAATACGAGTAGGTTGCTG GAACAATTAGCGGCAATACTCGTCGATCCTCCCAACATACGGGACACGGTGACTACAACAACGACAGCATCAATGAACTCGACAGGAACAAGGACAGGGACAGAAAAtacaacaacgataacaggCACCgggacgacaatgacgacaacAACGTCGTTAAAGATGCGCCGAATGCAGGATCTTCAACAGAACCACAACAACCACACATCGATGATTTCCGATCCACCGATAAACGGTATCGAGTAA
- the LOC124429189 gene encoding lipid storage droplets surface-binding protein 1-like isoform X2: MARTNAKRVHSDLPQFESITKLSSLPIVESSIHIAGHVYKRIKSSNYLMNWSLDAAEQSLALAAASAKPAIYTFNGPIMTIDQLLCKGIDIVEHRVPAVHIPPQQMYWNTREYVANKILRPVLMRAGSMKQIGSHAASIAVDTLDGALTVADQYVDRYLPGDPADKTIDVDTNEPVSKTTRTIKHGARFSIKLQRRLTRRTLAEARALKEQGTECIHVFFYVIELLATDPKLALQKAKELWTILSLPEPENQARPASLEQLLVLLTRESARRIVHLVNGATSLAAKTPRWIGKLLIRISRRLLTLTDATLKAVSIIEKGETAKTKQMSVTIRSVVRKLGTNTSRLLVRTISGNTRRSSQHTGHGDYNNDSINELDRNKDRDRKYNNDNRHRDDNDDNNVVKDAPNAGSSTEPQQPHIDDFRSTDKRYRVTKQSLETVSGGFLSPTDGKLLDYAPRSMAHRNITTSSAVSSSSSSSSSSSSSTTSLSSALSPSSSSSSRRRVTGKRS, encoded by the exons ATGGCACGAACCAACGCGAAAAGGGTCCATTCGGATCTACCGCAATTTGAATCGATAACGAAACTATCGAGTCTACCAATCGTCGAAAGTAGTATACACATTGCTGGACATGTTTACAAAAGAATAAAG AGTTCGAATTATCTGATGAATTGGAGTCTCGATGCAGCGGAACAATCTTTGGCACTGGCAGCAGCTTCGGCTAAACCAGCCATCTATACTTTTAATGGACCAATTATGACGATCGATCAGCTACTTTGTAAAGGGATCGATATTGTTGAACACAGAGTACCGGCGGTACATATTCCTCCTCAACAG ATGTATTGGAATACTCGAGAATACGtagcaaataaaattttaagacCGGTTCTAATGCGTGCTGGTAGCATGAAGCAAATAGGAAGTCACGCTGCCAGTATTGCAGTCGACACATTGGACGGTGCTTTAACTGTTGCAGATCAATACGTTGATCGATATTTACCTGGTGACCCAGCTGATAAGACAATCGAtg TTGATACGAACGAACCTGTCAGCAAGACGACTCGTACGATTAAGCACGGTGCaagattttcaataaaattacaaaggaGATTGACACGTCGTACACTGGCTGAGGCTCGAGCTCTCAAAGAACAAGGAACCGAATGCATTCACGTATTTTTCTACGTAATAGAATTG cttGCAACGGATCCAAAATTAGCTTTGCAGAAAGCTAAAGAATTATGGACCATATTGAGCCTACCCGAACCCGAGAATCAAGCACGTCCAGCAAGCTTGGAACAATTGCTCGTCCTATTGACAAGAGAATCAGCAAGACGCATAGTTCATCTCGTAAATGGTGCAACATCTCTAGCCGCTAAAACCCCACGATGGATTGGCAAACTTCTCATCAGGATCTCTCGACGTTTACTGACGCTAACGGATGCCACTTTGAAG GCGGTATCTATAATCGAAAAGGGAGAGACAGCGAAGACGAAGCAGATGTCCGTGACGATCCGTTCTGTGGTACGGAAACTCGGAACGAATACGAGTAGGTTGCTGGTGC GAACAATTAGCGGCAATACTCGTCGATCCTCCCAACATACGGGACACGGTGACTACAACAACGACAGCATCAATGAACTCGACAGGAACAAGGACAGGGACAGAAAAtacaacaacgataacaggCACCgggacgacaatgacgacaacAACGTCGTTAAAGATGCGCCGAATGCAGGATCTTCAACAGAACCACAACAACCACACATCGATGATTTCCGATCCACCGATAAACGGTATCGAGTAACAAAGCAAAGCCTGGAAACTGTCTCGGGTGGGTTTCTTTCTCCTACCGACGGAAAGCTTCTCGATTACGCGCCAAGGTCAATGGCacatagaaatattacgacttcTAGTGCTGtttcttcatcgtcgtcgtcatcgtcatcatcatcatcatcaacaacaTCATTGTCATCGGCATTgtcaccttcttcttcttcttcttcgcgtCGTCGTGTAACCGGTAAACGTTCTTAA
- the LOC124429189 gene encoding lipid storage droplets surface-binding protein 1-like isoform X4 → MARTNAKRVHSDLPQFESITKLSSLPIVESSIHIAGHVYKRIKSSNYLMNWSLDAAEQSLALAAASAKPAIYTFNGPIMTIDQLLCKGIDIVEHRVPAVHIPPQQMYWNTREYVANKILRPVLMRAGSMKQIGSHAASIAVDTLDGALTVADQYVDRYLPGDPADKTIDVDTNEPVSKTTRTIKHGARFSIKLQRRLTRRTLAEARALKEQGTECIHVFFYVIELLATDPKLALQKAKELWTILSLPEPENQARPASLEQLLVLLTRESARRIVHLVNGATSLAAKTPRWIGKLLIRISRRLLTLTDATLKAVSIIEKGETAKTKQMSVTIRSVVRKLGTNTSRLLEQLAAILVDPPNIRDTVTTTTTASMNSTGTRTGTENTTTITGTGTTMTTTTSLKMRRMQDLQQNHNNHTSMISDPPINGIE, encoded by the exons ATGGCACGAACCAACGCGAAAAGGGTCCATTCGGATCTACCGCAATTTGAATCGATAACGAAACTATCGAGTCTACCAATCGTCGAAAGTAGTATACACATTGCTGGACATGTTTACAAAAGAATAAAG AGTTCGAATTATCTGATGAATTGGAGTCTCGATGCAGCGGAACAATCTTTGGCACTGGCAGCAGCTTCGGCTAAACCAGCCATCTATACTTTTAATGGACCAATTATGACGATCGATCAGCTACTTTGTAAAGGGATCGATATTGTTGAACACAGAGTACCGGCGGTACATATTCCTCCTCAACAG ATGTATTGGAATACTCGAGAATACGtagcaaataaaattttaagacCGGTTCTAATGCGTGCTGGTAGCATGAAGCAAATAGGAAGTCACGCTGCCAGTATTGCAGTCGACACATTGGACGGTGCTTTAACTGTTGCAGATCAATACGTTGATCGATATTTACCTGGTGACCCAGCTGATAAGACAATCGAtg TTGATACGAACGAACCTGTCAGCAAGACGACTCGTACGATTAAGCACGGTGCaagattttcaataaaattacaaaggaGATTGACACGTCGTACACTGGCTGAGGCTCGAGCTCTCAAAGAACAAGGAACCGAATGCATTCACGTATTTTTCTACGTAATAGAATTG cttGCAACGGATCCAAAATTAGCTTTGCAGAAAGCTAAAGAATTATGGACCATATTGAGCCTACCCGAACCCGAGAATCAAGCACGTCCAGCAAGCTTGGAACAATTGCTCGTCCTATTGACAAGAGAATCAGCAAGACGCATAGTTCATCTCGTAAATGGTGCAACATCTCTAGCCGCTAAAACCCCACGATGGATTGGCAAACTTCTCATCAGGATCTCTCGACGTTTACTGACGCTAACGGATGCCACTTTGAAG GCGGTATCTATAATCGAAAAGGGAGAGACAGCGAAGACGAAGCAGATGTCCGTGACGATCCGTTCTGTGGTACGGAAACTCGGAACGAATACGAGTAGGTTGCTG GAACAATTAGCGGCAATACTCGTCGATCCTCCCAACATACGGGACACGGTGACTACAACAACGACAGCATCAATGAACTCGACAGGAACAAGGACAGGGACAGAAAAtacaacaacgataacaggCACCgggacgacaatgacgacaacAACGTCGTTAAAGATGCGCCGAATGCAGGATCTTCAACAGAACCACAACAACCACACATCGATGATTTCCGATCCACCGATAAACGGTATCGAGTAA
- the LOC124429221 gene encoding lipid storage droplets surface-binding protein 2 isoform X2 — translation MAIEAPQLPHFEVFHRVLELPMIEMALTKSVETYTKLKGSHWLVHWALTTAESSFESATRHAVPIATPLAKKLENPIHFVDHTLCLGLDKIEERVPLVKEKPEQILANAYGLAVKKVQPAVSTIYHVNDALIEQATNLRDLSWNKANQILETHYGTAAVKRLDNTAIVMDNLIDAYFPAVEEEDHTDSTMKTEEEDKLLHSLQTVGRLSNKAARRVYINIIHRTKTLNKDNLRRYIAFLLEFLQLTQYINAINEKVVELTSPRKA, via the exons atggcTATAGAAGCTCCACAGCTACCTCACTTCGAAGTTTTCCATCGTGTTCTCGAGCTTCCGATGATTGAAATGGCTTTAACAAAATCGGTAGAAACTTATACTAAGTTGAAAGGTTCACATTGGTTGGTACATTGGGCTCTAACAACAGCTGAAAGTTCTTTCGAGAGTGCTACCAGACATGCTGTACCCATAGCCACTCCCCTAGCTAAGAAACTCGAGAATCCTATTCATTTTGTCGACCACACGCTCTGCCTCGGTCTCGACAAAATCGAAGAAAGAGTACCATTGGTGAAGGAGAAACCCGAGCAG attttagcGAATGCCTACGGCCTAGCCGTAAAGAAAGTCCAACCAGCAGTTTCAACGATTTATCATGTGAACGACGCATTAATAGAACAAGCTACAAATCTGAGAGATCTAAGCTGGAACAAAGCGAATCAAATTTTGGAAACTCATTATGGTACAGCGGCCGTAAAAAGATTGGACAATACCGCGATAGTTATGGACAATTTGATAGATGCATATTTTCCTGCcgttgaagaagaagatcatACTG ATTCTACTATGAAAACAGAGGAAGAGGACAAACTCCTTCATAGTTTACAAACCGTCGGCCGTTTATCCAATAAAGCAGCTCGACGcgtctatataaatatcatccATCGTACGAAAACTCTTAACAAGGATAATCTAAGAAGATATATCGCTTTTCTCTTGGAATTTTTACAACTTACACAATACATAAATGCGATTAATGAAAAAGTTGTCGAGTTAACCAGTCCTCGTAAAG cttga
- the LOC124429221 gene encoding lipid storage droplets surface-binding protein 2 isoform X1: protein MAEIKQENNVGPQLEVLNRVKNIPVIHTAMEKTGSTYSYLKDSHHLINWALNYAEVGLNYATATAVPIAAPLAKKFEGHINAVDQKLCEGLDIVEKKVPIVKKPPQQIYDAAKAVMCSSLHPTIEKLHSAKASATQHASALKEISIAKTNELLNTQYGSIAVQGVDNTSVLINRLLDHYFPAVDGEENVPNPISADENKVLHTVQTIGQLSTKTAHRVYHSVVAQLKTIKKEDVTEYMSNIVSILHLAQFLASKQEQTEQKTNSPKQEKK from the exons ATGGCGGAAATTAAGCAAGAAAATAATGTTGGTCCACAATTGGAAGTATTAAATCGTGTAAAAAATATTCCCGTTATTCATACGGCTATGGAAAAGACAGGATCGACGTATTCTTATCTAAAAGATTCTCATCATTTAATAAACTGGGCACTGAATTATGCCGAAGTTGGACTTAATTATGCTACTGCAACCGCGGTACCAATCGCAGCGCCATTGGCGAAGAAATTTGAAGGACATATAAATGCCGTTGATCAGAAACTCTGCGAAGGACTCGACATCGTTGAAAAGAAAGTTCCGATTGTTAAGAAACCACCGCAACAG ATTTATGACGCCGCTAAAGCTGTAATGTGCAGTTCCCTTCATCCCACGATAGAGAAACTTCATTCCGCAAAGGCTTCAGCAACTCAACATGCTTCAGCGCTCAAAGAAATAAGCATAGcaaaaacgaacgaattatTGAATACTCAGTATGGTAGTATAGCTGTTCAAGGTGTAGATAATACCAGTGTTCTTATCAATCGTTTATTAGACCATTATTTCCCTGCTGTCGATGGAGAAGAGAATGTGCCAA ATCCAATCTCTGCTGATGAGAATAAGGTCTTGCACACCGTACAAACGATTGGACAATTGTCTACAAAAACTGCCCATCGCGTTTATCATTCGGTCGTAGCACAATTGAAAACTATCAAAAAAGAAGACGTGACAGAATATATGTCTAACATAGTGTCGATACTTCATTTGGCACAATTTTTAGCATCGAAACAGGAACAAACGGAACAAAAGACAAACTCACctaagcaagaaaaaaaataa
- the LOC124429276 gene encoding uncharacterized protein LOC124429276 isoform X2, whose protein sequence is MKPTGETKVSGAKITTSEPAATDKENLVGPGRPFKDAIEKGIKNTLEKPKKESTCKKIDYKHKAVQTDNGEKIKIEVEDLTSEAGPSENYWEVLAERRRIALDDALEENKELHERISKLQEENRLCKEMLDETRALVEVLQEMIEDDKNDIHNSLEDSAL, encoded by the exons ATGAAACCTACAGGGGAAACGAAAGTTTCTGGCGCCAAAATTACTACTTCAGAG CCAGCAGCTACTGATAAAGAGAACCTTGTAGGTCCTGGAAGACCGTTCAAAGATGCAATAGaaaa GGGTATTAAAAACACATtggaaaaaccaaaaaaagaaagcacatgtaaaaaaatcgattacaaACATAAGGCAGTTCAAACAGACAATggagaaaagattaaaattgaAGTAGAAGATTTGACCTCTGAAG CTGGTCCAAGTGAGAATTATTGGGAAGTATTAGCAGAAAGACGACGAATAGCTCTTGATGATGcattagaagaaaataaagaactaCATGAACGTATATCAAAATTGCAAGAAGAAAATCGTTTATGTAAAGAAATGTTAGATGAAACACGGGCTTTAGTTGAAGTATTACAA gaAATGATTGAGGATGACAAAAATGATATACACAATTCTTTGGAAGATAGTgctctttaa
- the LOC124429276 gene encoding geminin-like isoform X1 produces the protein MKPTGETKVSGAKITTSEAKVRKYLHVLQPAATDKENLVGPGRPFKDAIEKGIKNTLEKPKKESTCKKIDYKHKAVQTDNGEKIKIEVEDLTSEAGPSENYWEVLAERRRIALDDALEENKELHERISKLQEENRLCKEMLDETRALVEVLQEMIEDDKNDIHNSLEDSAL, from the exons ATGAAACCTACAGGGGAAACGAAAGTTTCTGGCGCCAAAATTACTACTTCAGAG GCTAAGGTCAGAAAGTATTTGCACGTTTTGCAGCCAGCAGCTACTGATAAAGAGAACCTTGTAGGTCCTGGAAGACCGTTCAAAGATGCAATAGaaaa GGGTATTAAAAACACATtggaaaaaccaaaaaaagaaagcacatgtaaaaaaatcgattacaaACATAAGGCAGTTCAAACAGACAATggagaaaagattaaaattgaAGTAGAAGATTTGACCTCTGAAG CTGGTCCAAGTGAGAATTATTGGGAAGTATTAGCAGAAAGACGACGAATAGCTCTTGATGATGcattagaagaaaataaagaactaCATGAACGTATATCAAAATTGCAAGAAGAAAATCGTTTATGTAAAGAAATGTTAGATGAAACACGGGCTTTAGTTGAAGTATTACAA gaAATGATTGAGGATGACAAAAATGATATACACAATTCTTTGGAAGATAGTgctctttaa
- the LOC124429240 gene encoding uncharacterized protein LOC124429240, with translation MVEGTYAMEQIVIDEETGESLIQSFRDNLEIHDPVGSVNNVETGEPEVNFVRTAMQRCRKVPFQIPKQVKDNMMPKKSGCKLDNMEMEPVPIGSSFGQVNPICLFLPAIIYSRWFLVLLMIFEVILHVWAHHKNKSLKNAGVYFRSPFHAISSEFCALCQNETCMDRVGKLQQKRMHKFFRQCNYMKRIVT, from the exons ATGGTCGAAGGTACATACGCTATGGAGCAAATTGTCATAGATGAAGAAACAGGCGAAAGCTTGATACAATCCTTTCGGGACAATTTAGAGATACATGATCCTGTTGGTTCAGTGAATAATGTTGAAACTGGTGAACCTGAAGTTAATTTCGTAAGGACTGCAATGCAAAGATGTAGAAAAGTACCTTTTCAg ATTCCAAAACAAGTGAAAGATAATATGATGCCTAAAAAATCTGGTTGTAAATTAGATAATATGGAAATGGAACCTGTACCGATTGGATCATCGTTCGGACAAGTAAATCCCATCTGTTTGTTTCTACCAGCTATCATATATTCACGTTGGTTTCTGGTATTACTTATGATTTTTGAAGTTATTCTACATGTCTGGGCACATCACAAAAATAAGTCATTAAAAAATGCTGGTGTATATTTTCGTTCGCCATTCCACGCTATATCTTCTGAATTTTGTGCTCTTTGTCAGAATGAGACGTGTATGGATCGTGTTGGAAAATTGCAGCAAAAACGGATGCACAAATTCTTTCGGCAGTGTAATTATATGAAGAGAATAGTTACATGA
- the LOC124429269 gene encoding geminin-like: MKVSGAKMTTSEKQSKIRESLQNLQPAATDKENLVGAGRMLKADLTLKDALKKDIKSTSVKPKKESTIHKKIVYKHKAVQTARGEKIKIEVEDLTSEAGPSENYWEVLAERRRIALDDALEENKELHERISKLQEENRLCKEMLDETRALVEVLQEMIGDDRNDINNSLEDSAL, translated from the exons ATGAAAGTTTCTGGCGCCAAAATGACTACATCAGAG AAACAATCGAAGATCAGAGAATCTTTGCAAAATTTACAGCCAGCAGCTACGGACAAAGAAAATCTAGTTGGGGCTGGAAGAATGCTCAAAGCAGATTTAACACTCAAAGATGcattaaaaaa agatattaaaagCACATCAGtgaaaccaaaaaaagaaagcacaatacataaaaaaatcgTTTACAAACATAAAGCAGTTCAAACAGCGAGAggagaaaagattaaaattgaAGTAGAagatttgacttctgaag CTGGTCCAAGTGAGAATTATTGGGAAGTATTAGCAGAAAGACGACGAATAGCTCTTGATGATGcattagaagaaaataaagaactaCATGAACGTATATCAAAATTGCAAGAAGAAAATCGTTTATGTAAAGAAATGTTAGATGAAACACGGGCATTGGTTGAAGTATTACAA gaAATGATTGGAGATGATAGAAATGACATAAACAATTCTTTGGAAGATAGTGctctataa
- the LOC124429254 gene encoding geminin-like isoform X1, producing MKPTGETKVSGAKITTSEAKVRMSLHVLQPAATDKENLVGAGRMFKADLPLKNALKKDIKNTSEKPKKGCTTRKKIVYKHKAVQTDRGEKIKIEVEDLTSEAGPSENYWEVLAERRRIALDDALEENKELHERVSKLQEENRLCKEMLDETRALVEVLQEMIEDDRNDIHNSLEDSAL from the exons ATGAAACCTACAGGGGAAACGAAAGTTTCTGGCGCCAAAATTACTACTTCAGAG GCTAAGGTCAGAATGTCTTTGCACGTTTTGCAGCCAGCAGCTACTGACAAAGAAAATCTGGTGGGTGCTGGAAGAATGTTCAAAGCAGATTTACCCTTAAAAAATGCActaaaaaa GGATATTAAAAACACATCGGAGAAACCAAAAAAAGGTTGCACAACgcgtaaaaaaattgtttacaaaCATAAAGCAGTTCAAACAGACagaggagaaaaaattaaaattgaagtaGAAGATTTGACCTCTGAAG CTGGTCCAAGTGAGAATTATTGGGAAGTATTAGCAGAAAGACGACGAATAGCTCTTGATGATGCAttagaagaaaacaaagaactACATGAACGTGTATCAAAATTGCAAGAAGAAAATCGTTTATGTAAAGAAATGTTGGATGAAACACGGGCTTTAGTTGAAGTATTACAA gaAATGATTGAGGATGATAGAAATGACATACACAATTCTTTGGAAGATAGTgctctttaa
- the LOC124429254 gene encoding uncharacterized protein LOC124429254 isoform X2 gives MKPTGETKVSGAKITTSEPAATDKENLVGAGRMFKADLPLKNALKKDIKNTSEKPKKGCTTRKKIVYKHKAVQTDRGEKIKIEVEDLTSEAGPSENYWEVLAERRRIALDDALEENKELHERVSKLQEENRLCKEMLDETRALVEVLQEMIEDDRNDIHNSLEDSAL, from the exons ATGAAACCTACAGGGGAAACGAAAGTTTCTGGCGCCAAAATTACTACTTCAGAG CCAGCAGCTACTGACAAAGAAAATCTGGTGGGTGCTGGAAGAATGTTCAAAGCAGATTTACCCTTAAAAAATGCActaaaaaa GGATATTAAAAACACATCGGAGAAACCAAAAAAAGGTTGCACAACgcgtaaaaaaattgtttacaaaCATAAAGCAGTTCAAACAGACagaggagaaaaaattaaaattgaagtaGAAGATTTGACCTCTGAAG CTGGTCCAAGTGAGAATTATTGGGAAGTATTAGCAGAAAGACGACGAATAGCTCTTGATGATGCAttagaagaaaacaaagaactACATGAACGTGTATCAAAATTGCAAGAAGAAAATCGTTTATGTAAAGAAATGTTGGATGAAACACGGGCTTTAGTTGAAGTATTACAA gaAATGATTGAGGATGATAGAAATGACATACACAATTCTTTGGAAGATAGTgctctttaa